In a single window of the Necator americanus strain Aroian chromosome X, whole genome shotgun sequence genome:
- a CDS encoding hypothetical protein (NECATOR_CHRX.G24246.T1): protein MDDIDDEYERLVEHLHDCTKKARSFKTTKRRLSPKTLEQIRQRGAARAAGNQELTSELARLCREATTEDLKERRAEELAEAAEAGQSIRYARRNFANRKQ, encoded by the coding sequence ATGGACGACATCGATGACGAATATGAACGCCTTGtagaacaccttcacgactgtacCAAGAAAGCGaggagtttcaaaaccaccaagagacgttTGTCTCCGAAAACTCTAGAGCagatacgtcagcgtggagctgcgcgagctgcaggcaaccaagaactcacgtccgagctcgcaaggctttgcagagaggcgacaacggaagacctcaaagagagaagagcagaagagTTGGccgaagctgcagaggcgggacagAGCATTCGCTACGCCCGTCGGAATTTCGCCAATCGTAAACAATag
- a CDS encoding hypothetical protein (NECATOR_CHRX.G24247.T1): MDLSFQRLFLLKSDMPSVKNRTSPGLDRIKPEHLKYLPAVLINTLARLFTRYLSDCKVPKRWKTSKSVLLYKKGDPQDIGNYRPIRLLSVICHVI, encoded by the coding sequence ATGGACTTGTCATTTCAAAGGTTATTCCTTCTGAAGTCCGACATGCCatcggtgaagaatcgtacttcacccGGTCTCGACAGAATCAAacctgaacatctgaagtaccTACCGGCAGTCCTCATCAATacactggcgaggctcttcactcgttatctgtcggattgcaaggttcctaaacgatggaaaaccagcaagagcgtgctgttgtataagaagggagacccacaagacatcggcaactatcgtccaatccgcttactgtctgtcatctgtCATGTCATCTAA
- a CDS encoding hypothetical protein (NECATOR_CHRX.G24248.T3) yields the protein MFGYHMTTASDRAVILTTNERDALAMYEATDGALAFALPNGERVNPNIFPYLEDFEQVFLWFPSRHLDYAKEWGYALSGVRCYLIRNAERPIELVRNGKHKDVKHILSREAVRLREKGFRSMTDIREEVKADLINTSTRQLGFAQAFSKGSFLSNHGFLAHYQSSRDVLSLTRLHETDYG from the exons ATGTTCGGCTACCACATGACGACTGCTTCTGATCGTGCTGTAATTCTAACCACGAACGAACGTGATGCTCTAGCTATGTACGAAGCAACTGATGGAGCTTTAGCGTTCGCACTTCCTAATGGAGAACGTGTTAACCCTAAT atttttccatACCTAGAGGATTTCGAGCAAGTGTTTCTGTGGTTTCCTTCGCGCCATTTGGACTATGCCAAGGAATGGGGTTATGCTCTTAGTGGTGTTAGATGTTACCTCATAAG AAACGCTGAAAGGCCGATTGAACTGGTGCGTAATGGGAAACATAAGGATGTCAAACATATTCTCAGTAGAGAAGCG GTTCGTCTACGAGAGAAAGGGTTCCGTTCCATGACTGATATTCGCGAAGAAGTGAAAGCAGACTTGATCAACACGAGTACACGCCAGCTCGGTTTTGCACAA GCCTTTTCCAAGGGAAGTTTCCTTTCAAACCATGGCTTTCTTGCACATTATCAAAGCTCTCGTGATGTGTTGTCTTTGACTCGTTTGCACGAAACCGATTACGGCTAA
- a CDS encoding hypothetical protein (NECATOR_CHRX.G24248.T1): MGLLQVRLREKGFRSMTDIREEVKADLINTSTRQLGFAQVRFDLISGDVLTITTRILFSLEINFYLPHVLMFNVPLFHQLGHFEEDFSNNAALREKTD; the protein is encoded by the coding sequence ATGGGTTTGCTACAGGTTCGTCTACGAGAGAAAGGGTTCCGTTCCATGACTGATATTCGCGAAGAAGTGAAAGCAGACTTGATCAACACGAGTACACGCCAGCTCGGTTTTGCACAAGtaagatttgatttgattagtGGTGATGTTCTCACTATCACCACTcgtattttgttttcgctagagattaatttttatttaccaCATGTGTTAATGTTCAATGTTCCACTCTTCCACCAACTCGGGCATTTTGAAGAAGACTTTTCAAATAACGCTGCACTGCGGGAAAAGACAGActag
- a CDS encoding hypothetical protein (NECATOR_CHRX.G24249.T1): MGPAVSDVGQYGDRLCTYNARTVYTDADLHALLEAAEFIKFHVVALQETKCRRSDVRQMNDGTLVIRGEKVPSRNVGGAGFVVYPSVVHPVDSHGILSPRLAILRLRPLRQKPISIINCYSPTSAADES, translated from the exons atgggccctgccgtctccgACGTCGGAcagtatggcgaccg actgtgtacttacaacgcgagaacagtgtacacagacgctgacctgcatgcccttctcgaaGCTGCAGAgtttatcaaatttcacgtggttgctctgcaggagaccaagtgcagaaggagcgacgtacgacagatgaatgacggtacactcgtcattcgtggagagaaggttccgtcgcgaaatgtaggcggtgctggttttgttgtgtacccatctgtcgtccaccctgtcgattctcacggaatcctgtcacctcgtctggccattcttcgcctccgccctctgcgccaaaaacccatcagtatcatcaactgctactcaccaacatcagcagctgatgaatcgtGA
- a CDS encoding hypothetical protein (NECATOR_CHRX.G24250.T3), whose product MNGLDAFYENPEEVIRNEKSYKFVVGNFNAKLGKAIEEEYRTGRFGLGDRNENGNRLFRLLPAARLFHGNTLFMKKDHRRWTWESPNGADVDHILTNRRWCLLDVSVVPSFCSGSDHRLLRAKIRLSHTMEKNICYRQPRRKEVVYDDCILEDSLSQGDWHIEEDPNVDYEMLLRGLRACAERASKPRTTNLDQISKITKELLERRRTLRFNPKASHIERQKKILEAAQRRASLNKCRRDLREYNIPLEVLLSEDGTSTSSHVQLGSVLQLLGPHPDRVEGHRGVRQGDNKSPKLFAAALQWIMKSLSWEERGTRVDGRFLSNLRFADDIVLLSSSTNEAETMLNELNEARKRVGLRINRKKTQFMKNAYCEDGGVQLEDSKIVETSSYVYLGRPMNMENDLKEKLNRRIRTARAAFAAVREATDQLTDQDLLLFQRSVTQRRRRQTLLPRPGSYLLPTEPLRDAF is encoded by the exons ATGAATggattggacgcgttttacgagaacccggaggaagtaatccgcaacgaaaagtcctacaaattcgttgtcggaaacttcaacgcaaaattaGGAAAGGCCatagaagaggaatacaggaccggaagatttggattaggggaccggaatgaaaatggcaatcgtctcttTAGGTTATTgcccgccgctcgcctctttcatggaaacactcttttcatgaaaaaagatcatcgtcggtggacatgggaatcgcccaatggcgcggacgtggaccacatactcaccaaccggaggtggtgtctacttgacgtctcagtagtaccatccttttgtagtggttctgatcaccgtctcctccgtgcgaaaatacgacttagccacacgatggaaaagaacatctgctatcggcaaccaaggaggaaagaagttgtctacgacgattgcatactcgaggactccttgtcccaaggtgactggcacatcgaggaggacccaaacgtggactacgagatgctgctcagaggattacgagcatgtgctgagcgtgcctcgaagccacgcacgacaaacttggatcaaatttcgaagatcaccaaggaattgttggaaagaagaaggactttgaggtTTAATCCGAaagcatcgcacattgagcg gcaaaagaagattctggaagcagcacaaagaagagcGAGTCTAAacaagtgccgcagggatctccgcgaatataatattccgctagaagtcttgctgagcgaagacgggactagCACGTCTTCGCACGTCCAGCTGGGTTCGGTGCTTCaactgcttggaccacatccagaccgtgtcgagggtcatagag gggtacgacaaggcgataataaatcgccgaagctgttcgcggctgcattgcaatggataatgaaatcactttcctgggaagaaaggggcacacgtgttgatggaagatttctctcgaaccttcgtttcgcggacgacatcgttctcttatcgagcagtaccaatgaagcagaaactatGCTCAACGAACTGAACGAAGCAAGGAAGAGagtaggactgcgaataaacagaaagaagacacagttcatgaagaacgcctactgcgaggacggaggagtacaacttgaagactcgaaaatcgtggaaacttcgtcatacgtatacctcggacgtcctatgaacatggaaaacgacttgaaggaaaaactgaatagaagaataagaacagcacgggcagcattcgcagccgtcagggaagctacggaccaactgacggaccaagatcttcttctcttccagcgctctgttacgcagcggagacgtagGCAGACACTGCTGCCACGTccaggaagctacttactacccacagagcccttgagagatgccttctga
- a CDS encoding hypothetical protein (NECATOR_CHRX.G24250.T2), whose product MNGLDAFYENPEEVIRNEKSYKFVVGNFNAKLGKAIEEEYRTGRFGLGDRNENGNRLFRLLPAARLFHGNTLFMKKDHRRWTWESPNGADVDHILTNRRWCLLDVSVVPSFCSGSDHRLLRAKIRLSHTMEKNICYRQPRRKEVVYDDCILEDSLSQGDWHIEEDPNVDYEMLLRGLRACAERASKPRTTNLDQISKITKELLERRRTLRFNPKASHIERQKKILEAAQRRASLNKCRRDLREYNIPLEVLLSEDGTSTSSHVQLGSVLQLLGPHPDRVEGHRGSPEIPPASCSNLRRL is encoded by the exons ATGAATggattggacgcgttttacgagaacccggaggaagtaatccgcaacgaaaagtcctacaaattcgttgtcggaaacttcaacgcaaaattaGGAAAGGCCatagaagaggaatacaggaccggaagatttggattaggggaccggaatgaaaatggcaatcgtctcttTAGGTTATTgcccgccgctcgcctctttcatggaaacactcttttcatgaaaaaagatcatcgtcggtggacatgggaatcgcccaatggcgcggacgtggaccacatactcaccaaccggaggtggtgtctacttgacgtctcagtagtaccatccttttgtagtggttctgatcaccgtctcctccgtgcgaaaatacgacttagccacacgatggaaaagaacatctgctatcggcaaccaaggaggaaagaagttgtctacgacgattgcatactcgaggactccttgtcccaaggtgactggcacatcgaggaggacccaaacgtggactacgagatgctgctcagaggattacgagcatgtgctgagcgtgcctcgaagccacgcacgacaaacttggatcaaatttcgaagatcaccaaggaattgttggaaagaagaaggactttgaggtTTAATCCGAaagcatcgcacattgagcg gcaaaagaagattctggaagcagcacaaagaagagcGAGTCTAAacaagtgccgcagggatctccgcgaatataatattccgctagaagtcttgctgagcgaagacgggactagCACGTCTTCGCACGTCCAGCTGGGTTCGGTGCTTCaactgcttggaccacatccagaccgtgtcgagggtcatagaggttcgCCGGAAATACCGCCTGcctcttgttctaaccttcgtcggctatga
- a CDS encoding hypothetical protein (NECATOR_CHRX.G24250.T1) produces the protein MEKNICYRQPRRKEVVYDDCILEDSLSQGDWHIEEDPNVDYEMLLRGLRACAERASKPRTTNLDQISKITKELLERRRTLRFNPKASHIERQKKILEAAQRRASLNKCRRDLREYNIPLEVLLSEDGTSTSSHVQLGSVLQLLGPHPDRVEGHRAAFPPPSHHTHTHWKGVRQGDNKSPKLFAAALQWIMKSLSWEERGTRVDGRFLSNLRFADDIVLLSSSTNEAETMLNELNEARKRVGLRINRKKTQFMKNAYCEDGGVQLEDSKIVETSSYVYLGRPMNMENDLKEKLNRRIRTARAAFAAVREATDQLTDQDLLLFQRSVTQRRRRQTLLPRPGSYLLPTEPLRDAF, from the exons atggaaaagaacatctgctatcggcaaccaaggaggaaagaagttgtctacgacgattgcatactcgaggactccttgtcccaaggtgactggcacatcgaggaggacccaaacgtggactacgagatgctgctcagaggattacgagcatgtgctgagcgtgcctcgaagccacgcacgacaaacttggatcaaatttcgaagatcaccaaggaattgttggaaagaagaaggactttgaggtTTAATCCGAaagcatcgcacattgagcg gcaaaagaagattctggaagcagcacaaagaagagcGAGTCTAAacaagtgccgcagggatctccgcgaatataatattccgctagaagtcttgctgagcgaagacgggactagCACGTCTTCGCACGTCCAGCTGGGTTCGGTGCTTCaactgcttggaccacatccagaccgtgtcgagggtcatagag ccgcttttccaccgccctctcaccatacccatacccattggaaaggggtacgacaaggcgataataaatcgccgaagctgttcgcggctgcattgcaatggataatgaaatcactttcctgggaagaaaggggcacacgtgttgatggaagatttctctcgaaccttcgtttcgcggacgacatcgttctcttatcgagcagtaccaatgaagcagaaactatGCTCAACGAACTGAACGAAGCAAGGAAGAGagtaggactgcgaataaacagaaagaagacacagttcatgaagaacgcctactgcgaggacggaggagtacaacttgaagactcgaaaatcgtggaaacttcgtcatacgtatacctcggacgtcctatgaacatggaaaacgacttgaaggaaaaactgaatagaagaataagaacagcacgggcagcattcgcagccgtcagggaagctacggaccaactgacggaccaagatcttcttctcttccagcgctctgttacgcagcggagacgtagGCAGACACTGCTGCCACGTccaggaagctacttactacccacagagcccttgagagatgccttctga
- a CDS encoding hypothetical protein (NECATOR_CHRX.G24251.T2): MGLATDVTSTIVIGTASSTYQRVWYNKYARITNVPAKVSALDYESDSERAGGWGKMKEDAVGMNESMPEGNMESLATNIRLVTLNCLSLSSELQQAALSRLLNAALQKTRIKDRALISIDNYTIYCRDADERKVGGCAIAVRNDYNNLVEEFGLTSSRCALYDCRIAVNSNSGSKENRLRKRLCRQLKRDRENEWTSKTKEFEKEWEDKNP, encoded by the exons ATGGGATTGGCCACAGATGTCAC GTCAACTATTGTGATAGGAACTGCATCATCAACATACCAACGAGTCTGGTATAACAAATATGCCCGTATAACAAATGTACCAGCGAAAGTGAGTGCATTGGATTACGAGTCGGACTCGGAGCGAGCAGGTGGGTGGGGGAAGATGAAGGAGGACGCTGTAGGGATGAATG agTCCATGCCTgagggaaacatggaatcCTTGGCGACAAACATCCGTCTCGTTACACTAAACTGCCTGTCGctgtcaagtgaactccagcaagccgctctatccagacttctgaaTGCTGCGTTGCAGAAAACACGCATCAAGGATCGCgctctcatcagcatcgacaattacaccatctactgccgcgatgctgatgaaaggaaagtcgGAGGCTGTGCAATAGCTgttaggaacgattacaacaacctggtggaggagttTGGATTAACATCGTCAAGATGTGCCTTGTACGACTGCAGGATCGCAGTGAactcaaactctggatc CAAAGAGAACCGTCTGAGAAAGAGGTTGTGTCGTCAGCTGAAACGTGATCGTGAaaacgaatggacgtcaaaaacgaaggagtttgagaaggagtgggaggacaagaacccctGA
- a CDS encoding hypothetical protein (NECATOR_CHRX.G24251.T1), translating into MGLATDVTSTIVIGTASSTYQRVWYNKYARITNVPAKVSALDYESDSERAESMPEGNMESLATNIRLVTLNCLSLSSELQQAALSRLLNAALQKTRIKDRALISIDNYTIYCRDADERKVGGCAIAVRNDYNNLVEEFGLTSSRCALYDCRIAVNSNSGSKENRLRKRLCRQLKRDRENEWTSKTKEFEKEWEDKNP; encoded by the exons ATGGGATTGGCCACAGATGTCAC GTCAACTATTGTGATAGGAACTGCATCATCAACATACCAACGAGTCTGGTATAACAAATATGCCCGTATAACAAATGTACCAGCGAAAGTGAGTGCATTGGATTACGAGTCGGACTCGGAGCGAGCAG agTCCATGCCTgagggaaacatggaatcCTTGGCGACAAACATCCGTCTCGTTACACTAAACTGCCTGTCGctgtcaagtgaactccagcaagccgctctatccagacttctgaaTGCTGCGTTGCAGAAAACACGCATCAAGGATCGCgctctcatcagcatcgacaattacaccatctactgccgcgatgctgatgaaaggaaagtcgGAGGCTGTGCAATAGCTgttaggaacgattacaacaacctggtggaggagttTGGATTAACATCGTCAAGATGTGCCTTGTACGACTGCAGGATCGCAGTGAactcaaactctggatc CAAAGAGAACCGTCTGAGAAAGAGGTTGTGTCGTCAGCTGAAACGTGATCGTGAaaacgaatggacgtcaaaaacgaaggagtttgagaaggagtgggaggacaagaacccctGA